The Juglans regia cultivar Chandler chromosome 2, Walnut 2.0, whole genome shotgun sequence genome includes a window with the following:
- the LOC108991486 gene encoding 50S ribosomal protein L7/L12 — MKLIALARSIRAHRILPEGTGPLQFRYFQSDFVPRDPKAKPKRFKYPPFYDPYGPRPPPSEKIINLAERIVALSPEDRRQIGPTLGDKLRHPKLQPVSVEGIDLGTQGGAAGSAKAEEKKAEKTAFDVKLEKFDAAGKIKVIKEVRAFTSLGLKEAKDLVEKAPVLLKQGVTKEEANDIIEKLKAVGGVASME; from the coding sequence ATGAAGCTTATCGCGCTTGCGAGATCCATTCGTGCTCATCGCATACTGCCTGAAGGAACTGGGCCTTTGCAGTTTCGTTACTTCCAATCAGATTTTGTTCCCAGAGATCCCAAGGCCAAGCCGAAAAGGTTCAAATATCCACCATTCTATGACCCCTATGGCCCTAGACCCCCACCCTCCGAGAAAATTATTAATCTTGCTGAACGGATTGTGGCACTATCCCCTGAAGACCGCAGACAAATTGGTcctactctcggtgacaagcTAAGGCATCCAAAGCTGCAGCCAGTTTCAGTAGAAGGTATTGACTTGGGCACACAGGGAGGAGCTGCTGGATCTGCAAAGGCTGAGGAGAAGAAGGCCGAGAAAACCGCATTTGATGTGAAGTTGGAGAAATTTGATGCAGCTGGGAAAATCAAGGTAATCAAAGAAGTCAGGGCTTTTACTAGTCTGGGATTGAAAGAGGCGAAAGACCTGGTTGAGAAGGCTCCCGTTTTGCTTAAGCAAGGGGTCACCAAGGAGGAGGCAAATGACATAATAGAGAAATTAAAGGCTGTCGGAGGAGTTGCGAGTATGGAATAG